DNA sequence from the Sinorhizobium alkalisoli genome:
TGGGGTCTGCACTTTTTCCGCGAAGTCATCTTCGAAGCGACGCCCAAGCTCTATACCGCCGCCCAGGAGGCATTGGCGCGCCACTATCCGGAGTACGACCTCAAGGTGCCGTCGTTCATGCGCTATGCGTCGTGGATCGGCGGCGACCGTGATGGCAATCCGAACGTAACGGCGCAGATCACTGACTATGCGCTCAACGAATGCCGCCAGGCCATCATCGGCTGGTACATCCAGCAAGTTCGCCGGCTGGTCACCGTACTCAGCGTCAGCGCCAACGTCGTCGACATTCCGGACGATTTCGGCAAGGCGCTGGCTCGCGCGCTGCATCGCACCGGCTGTGCTTCGGAGATCGTCGCGCGCAATCCCGACGAGCCGTTGCGCCAGTTCGCGGCGGCGATGCTGGCACGCCTGCAGGCGATGTGCGGCGAAGCCTCGGCCAAGCCCTATGCACGTGCGGACGCCTTCAGGGCCGACCTGCGCGATCTGGAAAACGTTCTCGTCCAGCTCGGCGGCAATCGCGCGGCCGGCCGTTTCGTTCGTCCGCTGCGCCAGCAGGTCGAGAGCTTTGGCTTCCGCACCGTCTCGCTTGACATCCGGCAGAATTCCACCGTCGTCAATCGTGTGCTGGCAGAACTGTTCCGTGATGCGGACGGGGCCGAGGCACCGGCCCCCGACACGCCCCAATGGACCGCGCGCATCCGCTCGGCGCTTCATTCGGGCGAACAACTCTCGGCCGATCGCACGAGCCTGTCCGATGAAGCGCAGGAACTGCTCGATCTATTCGATGTCATTCGCGAGGCTTCGTCGGATCCGAACGGCGGCGCGATCGGTGCCTTCATCTTGTCCATGACGCGGTCGAGCGACGATCTGCTCGCCGTTTATGTGCTGGCCCAGTATGCCGGCCTCGCCCCCACGCTCGACGGCAGCGGCACCATCAACCTGCGTGTCGTGCCGTTGTTTGAGACCATCGCGGACCTGCGTGCCGCGCCCGAAATTCTGGACCAGTTGCTCGGCGTGTCGATCGTCCGCCGCTCGGTCCGTGACTTCGGCAACCGCCAGGAGGTCATGCTCGGCTATTCCGATTCCAACAAGGACGGAGGCTTTCTCGCCTCCAACTGGGAGCTTAACAAGGCGCAGCGGCGTATCACCGCGCTCAGCCAGAAGCGCAATGTCAAGATCAGCTTCTTCCACGGGCGCGGCGGTTCGGTCAGCCGTGGCGGCGCGCCCACAGGCCGGGCGATCGCAGCCCAGCCGGCAGGCACTATCGGCGGGGTCATGCGCGTCACGGAACAGGGTGAAGTGGTGTCGTCGAAATTCGCCAACCGCGGCACTGGCCTCTATCAGCTCGAAATCCTGGCCGCGAGCGTCTTCGCCCACTCGGTCAAGTCGCGCAATGAACTCGAGCTCAAGGATACTCCAGAGTTCAGCGAGGCACTGGAGGCGCTGACCGGCATGTCGCAGGCATCCTATTCGGGCCTGATACGGGAGCCTGGTTTCATCGACTATTTCAATCAGGCGAGCCCGGTTGAAGAACTGTCGCTGCTGAAGATCGGCTCGCGCCCGGCACGCCGCTTCGGCGCCCGCGACATCTCCGATCTGCGCGCAATTCCCTGGGTCTTCGCCTGGAGCCAGAACCGGCATCTGATTACCAATTGGTACGGCATCGGCAGCGCGCTGAATTCCTTCGTCAATGTGCGCGGAGAGGTCGGTCTCGACCTGCTTCGGCAAATGTTCGAACGTTCGCGCTTCTTCCGGCTCATCGTCGACGAGGTCGACAAGGGCCTCTATCAGTCCGACATGGACATTGGCCACCTTTATGCGGGCCTGGTGCAGGATCATGAGCTGGGCGAGCGCATCTACGGTAAGATCGCTGCAGAATACGCGCTGACCCGCAAGATGATCTCGCAGATCAATGGGGGTCTGGAGCTCTCTGAACGGTTCCCCGCCTTCAAGCGCCATTTTGACCGCATACGTCCACAGATGGATTCGATCCATCGTCTGCAGGTGCAGTTGCTGCGCGAGGTGCGCGCCCGGGACGGCAATTCGGCCAGCCCGAAGCGGGCGGTCAATGCGCTGCTGCTTTCGATCAATTGCATTTCGGCCGGCCTCGGATGGACCGGCTGACGAGCATTGGCGCAGTGAAGCGCCGCAAGGGAGGAGCCAAATGAATATTCCCACCAGGTTCGGCGTCGGCAGTGCCGATCATTTCTTCCGCAGCGGCGTTGCCCAGGCGGATCCCGCCGTGAGCGGCATGGTCGACCGCGAACTCCACCGCCAGCGCGACGAAATTGAACTGATCGCCTCGGAAAACATCGTCTCCAAGGCAGTGCTCGAGGCGCAAGGCTCGGTGCTGACAAACAAATATGCCGAGGGTTATCCCGGCCGTCGCTACTATGGCGGCTGTCAGCATGTCGACGAGGTCGAGGAACTCGCCCGCGAACGCGCCAAGACGATTTTCAACTGCAGCTTCGTGAACGTGCAGCCCAATTCCGGAAGCCAAGCCAATCAGGCGGTGTTCATGGCGCTGATGCAGCCGGGCGACACGTTCCTTGGTCTGAACCTCGCCGCCGGCGGGCACCTGACCCACGGCGCGCCGGTCAATCAATCGGGCAAGTGGTTCAACGTCGTTTCGTATGGCGTGCGCCCCGACACCCACCGCATCGACATGGACGAGGTGCGCGACCTGGCCAGGAGACATCAGCCCAAGGTGATCCTCGCCGGCGGCTCTGCCTATCCGCGCGTCATCGACTTCAAGGCATTCCGCGAAATTGCCGACGAAGTAGGAGCAAAGCTCTTTGTCGACATGGCGCATTTCGCCGGCCTGGTTGCGGGCGGCGTGCATCCGAATCCGCTTGAGCACGCCCACGTCGTGACCACGACCACGCACAAGACGCTGCGCGGCCCGCGCGGCGGCATGGTGTTGTCCAACGACGAGGAGATCGGCAAGAAGATCAATTCGGCTGTGTTTCCGGGCCTGCAGGGTGGTCCGCTGATGCATGTCATTGCCGCAAAGGCAGTCGCATTCGGCGAGGCGCTTAGGCCGGAATTCAAGATCTACGCCGCAAACGTCGTCGCCAACGCGAAGGCGCTTGCCGACACGCTGTCCAAGGGCGGGGTCGATATCGTCTCTGGCGGCACCGATACGCATCTGATGCTGGTCGACCTCCGGCGCAAGAACCTCACCGGCAAGGCGGTGGAGGCGGCCCTCGGACGCGCCCATATCACCTGCAACAAGAACGGCATTCCGTTCGACCCGCAGGGTCCGATGGTCACGTCGGGCGTCCGTCTCGGCACTCCGGCCTGCACGACCCGCGGCTTCCTCGTGGAGGAATTCCGCCAGGTTGGGCGGCTGACGATGCGCGTCATCGACGGCTTGGCGGCCTACGGCGAAGCCTGCAACGCGGCAGTCGAGACGGCCGTGCGCGAGGAGGTGCAGGAGCTGGTCGGCCGATTCCGAATCTACGAGTAGAGGACATGCACGTGCAGAAAGTGCTCCCGGAACTTTACCAGGACCATGCGTCCATCACCCTCCAGAACGCCTTCCATGACGCGCTCGAAGCGCTGGAGGCGTGGGAGGACGGAAACGAGGAACCTCTCGTCGCCGTGGAAGGGTGCACCGTCCCTATTAGTCATATCTTCGCCCATATGAGCGCCTGCACCGACCTGCTGCCGCTCAGGACGCGCGACGTGCTCGAAAGCATTACCGACAAGGGATCTCTTCTTGCTTTAGCCGGCTCCCTCTATGCCGACGGCGCCAAGCTGGTCATGCCGCTCTGCGTCGAGCGCCTGACGCTGTCACTACTGCGCCCGTCGTCATCAGCGGTGCCGCTGCGCAAGGCCGCCCTCGAGGCATAATACATAAGTCGTTTCGACCCCGCAGACAGGATCGCCGCCGCTGAGTGCATGCATTTGCCGGTACGGCATCGATCCTTCCAAGATCGTCCCCGGACCGCAAATGAAAAGCCCGTCCCGCAGGATCGGGCTTTTGCTCTGAAGGCTTGTATTCGGCCGTCGGCATGGGCCCCTGGCCAAGGCGCCTCCCCGAGCGCACGGCCGCCCCTCATGTAGTGACATCCCATTTCTAGTTTTGGATTGTGCAGCCGCGCGTTCTCCGTCGTTGCCGTCGCGCGCAAGGTT
Encoded proteins:
- a CDS encoding phosphoenolpyruvate carboxylase, producing MEEFRPLSFREDVRSLLFRLLLSVVSEREPALAAVLTGAVPLDALPEEQRIGALQATGIWFQLVTIANELLAMRSRRELEQMGGADEVVGSFSNVVGEIAAAGYPAEDIQATLDNLCVGPTMTAHPTEAKRVTVLEIHRRIYRKLTELEQRRWAPRERDQHISDLQSEIELLWMSGELRLERPSVEREIAWGLHFFREVIFEATPKLYTAAQEALARHYPEYDLKVPSFMRYASWIGGDRDGNPNVTAQITDYALNECRQAIIGWYIQQVRRLVTVLSVSANVVDIPDDFGKALARALHRTGCASEIVARNPDEPLRQFAAAMLARLQAMCGEASAKPYARADAFRADLRDLENVLVQLGGNRAAGRFVRPLRQQVESFGFRTVSLDIRQNSTVVNRVLAELFRDADGAEAPAPDTPQWTARIRSALHSGEQLSADRTSLSDEAQELLDLFDVIREASSDPNGGAIGAFILSMTRSSDDLLAVYVLAQYAGLAPTLDGSGTINLRVVPLFETIADLRAAPEILDQLLGVSIVRRSVRDFGNRQEVMLGYSDSNKDGGFLASNWELNKAQRRITALSQKRNVKISFFHGRGGSVSRGGAPTGRAIAAQPAGTIGGVMRVTEQGEVVSSKFANRGTGLYQLEILAASVFAHSVKSRNELELKDTPEFSEALEALTGMSQASYSGLIREPGFIDYFNQASPVEELSLLKIGSRPARRFGARDISDLRAIPWVFAWSQNRHLITNWYGIGSALNSFVNVRGEVGLDLLRQMFERSRFFRLIVDEVDKGLYQSDMDIGHLYAGLVQDHELGERIYGKIAAEYALTRKMISQINGGLELSERFPAFKRHFDRIRPQMDSIHRLQVQLLREVRARDGNSASPKRAVNALLLSINCISAGLGWTG
- the glyA gene encoding serine hydroxymethyltransferase produces the protein MNIPTRFGVGSADHFFRSGVAQADPAVSGMVDRELHRQRDEIELIASENIVSKAVLEAQGSVLTNKYAEGYPGRRYYGGCQHVDEVEELARERAKTIFNCSFVNVQPNSGSQANQAVFMALMQPGDTFLGLNLAAGGHLTHGAPVNQSGKWFNVVSYGVRPDTHRIDMDEVRDLARRHQPKVILAGGSAYPRVIDFKAFREIADEVGAKLFVDMAHFAGLVAGGVHPNPLEHAHVVTTTTHKTLRGPRGGMVLSNDEEIGKKINSAVFPGLQGGPLMHVIAAKAVAFGEALRPEFKIYAANVVANAKALADTLSKGGVDIVSGGTDTHLMLVDLRRKNLTGKAVEAALGRAHITCNKNGIPFDPQGPMVTSGVRLGTPACTTRGFLVEEFRQVGRLTMRVIDGLAAYGEACNAAVETAVREEVQELVGRFRIYE